One Mucilaginibacter ginkgonis genomic region harbors:
- a CDS encoding mercuric reductase: MKHYDAIVIGAGQAGSPLSKKLAGAGKKTALIEKKWIGGTCINDGCTPTKTMIASAKLAYLAARCNNLGVDIKGFKVNLKEIKKRKDKIVEHARNGSQEAIEKTKDLDLIFGEARFTDKKTITVKLNEGGEETFTADQFFIDTGTATVIPDIDGLQDSGYLTSTTILDLEKIPEHLVVIGGNYIGLEFAQMFKRFGSSVTILERGARIMAREDDDLAEEVREILLAEGIDILTGVKLQKIKKGQKGLTVKLIAGKDETQLKCSHILVAAGRAPQTRSLGLDKTGVEVDDKGYIKVNDKLETNVKGIYALGDVKGGPAFTHIAYNDYTIVYRNLIKGEDLNIKDRPVPYCMFIDPQLGRVGLTEKEAQEQGYDIKVAKLQMEHVARAVEVGETRGLMKAVVDAKTKEILGVAILGEEGGEIMSVMQMAMLGGITYDRIRYCVFAHPTYSESLNNLFMTLEE; this comes from the coding sequence ATGAAGCATTACGACGCGATAGTGATAGGAGCTGGTCAGGCCGGTTCGCCATTGTCAAAAAAATTAGCCGGCGCAGGTAAAAAAACTGCATTGATAGAAAAAAAATGGATAGGCGGTACCTGCATTAATGACGGCTGTACGCCTACCAAAACCATGATCGCCTCGGCAAAGCTGGCATACCTTGCCGCACGCTGCAACAACTTAGGCGTTGATATAAAGGGTTTTAAGGTAAACCTGAAAGAAATAAAGAAGCGAAAAGATAAAATCGTTGAACACGCCCGCAACGGAAGTCAAGAAGCTATAGAAAAAACTAAGGATCTTGATCTTATTTTCGGCGAGGCACGCTTTACAGATAAAAAAACCATCACCGTTAAACTTAATGAAGGAGGGGAGGAAACTTTCACAGCCGATCAGTTTTTTATAGATACGGGAACAGCAACTGTTATACCTGATATTGACGGATTGCAAGACAGCGGCTATTTAACCTCTACTACCATCCTCGATCTCGAAAAAATTCCGGAGCATCTGGTGGTGATCGGTGGAAATTATATCGGATTGGAGTTTGCCCAGATGTTTAAACGTTTTGGCAGCTCGGTCACCATACTTGAAAGGGGCGCACGGATCATGGCCCGCGAAGACGATGACCTTGCCGAAGAGGTGCGCGAGATATTACTGGCAGAAGGGATAGATATCCTGACCGGCGTAAAATTGCAAAAGATTAAAAAAGGGCAGAAAGGCCTTACTGTTAAATTAATAGCGGGCAAAGATGAGACTCAGCTTAAGTGCAGCCACATATTGGTAGCCGCCGGCCGCGCGCCGCAAACCCGGTCTTTAGGCCTCGACAAGACAGGCGTAGAAGTGGATGACAAAGGCTACATTAAGGTAAATGATAAGCTGGAGACTAATGTTAAAGGTATCTACGCGTTGGGCGATGTTAAAGGCGGCCCGGCTTTTACGCACATTGCTTACAACGACTATACCATTGTTTACCGCAATTTGATAAAGGGCGAAGACCTAAATATTAAAGACAGGCCGGTACCATATTGTATGTTTATAGACCCGCAACTGGGCAGGGTAGGGCTTACAGAGAAAGAAGCGCAGGAACAGGGATATGATATAAAAGTTGCTAAATTGCAGATGGAACACGTGGCCCGGGCTGTTGAAGTTGGCGAGACCCGTGGTTTAATGAAAGCGGTTGTTGATGCTAAAACCAAGGAGATTTTAGGTGTGGCAATTTTAGGCGAAGAAGGCGGCGAAATTATGTCTGTAATGCAGATGGCCATGTTGGGCGGCATTACTTACGACCGTATACGCTACTGTGTGTTTGCCCATCCAACGTATTCAGAATCGCTGAATAATTTGTTCATGACCCTCGAAGAATAG
- the recF gene encoding DNA replication/repair protein RecF (All proteins in this family for which functions are known are DNA-binding proteins that assist the filamentation of RecA onto DNA for the initiation of recombination or recombinational repair.) has protein sequence MYLQQLSVINFKNYTEARLDLSAGVNAFTGNNGAGKTNLLDAIHYLCLCKSYFNPVDSQQIKQGTDFFMVNGTFEKNGKADIVACAVKKNQKKQFKRNKKDYQRLADHIGLFPVVMVSPYDVSIIIEGSEERRRFIDNVISQTDNKYLDELIAYNKVLINRNAVLKQMAIYRSFDAGLLEVFDDQLVVLGAGIFQKRKAFMDVFTPIFNEHYKFISDGAEEVELVYESQLLTANLADLLRSTADKDRVMQRTTAGIHRDDLLFSVHGMPMKKFGSQGQQKSFLIALKLAQYTFLNQKKGFKPLLLLDDIFDKLDELRVTKLMQMVSDHNFGQVFITDTSQQRVTDIMDSIKVDYTLFKVAGGEVDA, from the coding sequence ATGTACCTGCAGCAACTGTCAGTAATTAACTTTAAAAACTATACCGAAGCCAGGTTAGACCTTAGCGCCGGGGTGAACGCTTTTACTGGTAATAATGGTGCTGGCAAAACCAATTTGCTGGATGCTATACATTACCTGTGCCTGTGCAAGAGTTACTTTAACCCGGTTGACAGCCAGCAAATAAAACAGGGCACCGACTTCTTCATGGTAAACGGAACCTTTGAGAAGAATGGTAAAGCAGATATTGTGGCCTGCGCGGTAAAGAAAAATCAGAAAAAGCAATTTAAGCGCAACAAAAAGGATTACCAGCGATTGGCAGATCATATAGGCTTGTTTCCGGTGGTGATGGTTTCGCCGTACGACGTAAGTATCATTATTGAGGGAAGTGAAGAGCGCCGCCGTTTTATCGACAACGTGATATCGCAAACCGATAACAAATACCTCGACGAACTGATAGCCTACAATAAGGTACTGATAAACCGAAACGCGGTATTAAAGCAGATGGCCATATACCGCAGCTTCGACGCCGGGCTCCTCGAGGTTTTTGACGATCAGTTGGTTGTCTTGGGCGCCGGCATTTTCCAGAAGCGTAAAGCTTTTATGGATGTGTTTACCCCGATATTTAACGAGCATTATAAATTTATTAGTGATGGCGCCGAAGAGGTTGAACTGGTGTATGAGTCACAGTTGCTAACCGCGAACCTAGCTGATCTGTTAAGATCAACAGCCGATAAAGACCGTGTTATGCAGCGCACAACCGCCGGCATACACCGAGACGATCTTCTTTTTAGCGTACATGGTATGCCGATGAAAAAGTTTGGCTCCCAAGGTCAGCAAAAGTCATTTTTGATAGCACTAAAATTGGCGCAGTATACCTTTCTTAATCAGAAAAAAGGGTTTAAGCCTTTGCTATTGCTGGACGATATCTTTGATAAACTTGACGAGCTGCGCGTTACAAAACTGATGCAAATGGTGTCTGACCATAATTTTGGCCAGGTATTTATTACCGATACCAGCCAGCAGCGCGTTACGGATATTATGGACAGCATAAAGGTAGATTATACCTTATTTAAAGTTGCGGGAGGCGAAGTAGATGCGTAA
- a CDS encoding anti-sigma factor, with protein sequence MEDVKAYIESGVLELYVLGVLSAEEKAQVEAMAANNPAVKAELGEIEQSIELYAKHNEVEPEDSLRDRIMNSLVTNLGDDRIFKTKPASELEAKVVTLTQQKQSNFFKYAFAACLALLILSVAALYTVYNRLQDTQGQLVAVQLQSQKFSSRVNLLDRELNVLRDPSFKLIKLGPGPAGPGAGLAVAWSPSKKEVMIDMSRANNLKPNDKDHSYQLWALVNGKPVDLGVFDVTDSAKDMIEMKSIDKADAFAVTLEPHGGLPAPTLTNLMVIGKTEISAE encoded by the coding sequence TTGGAAGACGTAAAAGCATATATCGAATCAGGCGTACTTGAGCTTTATGTTCTGGGGGTATTATCCGCGGAAGAAAAAGCACAGGTAGAGGCTATGGCTGCCAATAACCCGGCTGTGAAAGCTGAGTTGGGCGAGATAGAGCAGTCGATAGAACTTTACGCAAAACACAATGAGGTTGAGCCCGAAGATAGCTTACGTGACCGGATCATGAACAGCCTGGTGACCAATCTTGGCGACGACCGCATCTTCAAAACAAAACCGGCGTCTGAGCTTGAGGCGAAAGTGGTTACACTCACGCAGCAAAAGCAAAGCAACTTCTTTAAGTACGCGTTTGCTGCTTGTTTAGCGTTATTAATTTTAAGCGTTGCTGCTTTATATACAGTTTACAACAGGCTGCAAGATACACAAGGCCAGTTAGTGGCCGTACAGTTGCAGTCGCAAAAGTTTAGCAGCCGAGTTAATTTGCTGGACAGGGAACTTAATGTGTTAAGGGATCCTTCTTTTAAATTGATAAAATTAGGTCCGGGCCCGGCAGGTCCCGGCGCCGGACTTGCTGTAGCATGGAGCCCGTCTAAGAAAGAAGTGATGATCGATATGAGCCGCGCTAATAACCTTAAGCCAAATGATAAAGATCATTCTTACCAGTTATGGGCTTTAGTAAACGGCAAACCTGTAGATCTTGGCGTTTTTGATGTAACTGATAGCGCTAAAGATATGATAGAGATGAAATCTATCGACAAAGCCGACGCTTTTGCCGTTACCCTTGAACCACATGGCGGCCTGCCCGCACCAACCTTAACCAATCTTATGGTGATAGGTAAAACAGAAATTTCTGCGGAGTAA
- a CDS encoding carbohydrate porin has product MLKKILPFAFFLVAQSSYAQDTLKQQRFNFHFQQTIITQTKPGFGAKYTGDNSMSPLSETATSLTTTFYGGARLWKGAQAYFNPEMSGGAGLSKTLGVAGFPNGETFRVGAPEPKIYIARLFLTQNFEWGKEKDTLTDDANQLAGLRSKRYLSITVGKWGMADFFDQNAFSHDPRTQFMNWSLMDNGAWDYPANTRGYVMGAVAELGQPDWALRFAFTMSTTEANGSVWDAKIGKANTHTLEYERRYTLNGQKGTVRVLGFLNNGKMSYYRNALAFMPVNPVIDTVNKYGAHKFGFGINAEQNLSKDFGIFAKLSYNDGKTETWYFTEIDRSFSFGGVLNGASWKRKFDEVGLAFVANGISQPHRDYLAAGGYGFIIGDGKLNYGTELIAEAYYKVDAYQHKLFLSPDYQFIINPAYNKDRGPVNVFGIRAHVEF; this is encoded by the coding sequence ATGCTTAAAAAAATACTCCCATTCGCGTTCTTTCTTGTTGCTCAAAGTTCTTATGCGCAAGACACGCTAAAACAACAGCGTTTCAATTTTCATTTCCAGCAAACGATAATTACGCAAACTAAGCCCGGTTTTGGCGCCAAATATACCGGCGATAACAGTATGTCACCATTATCTGAAACTGCTACCTCGCTGACAACTACTTTTTATGGAGGTGCCCGTTTGTGGAAGGGTGCGCAAGCATATTTCAATCCCGAGATGAGCGGCGGAGCAGGCTTAAGCAAGACTTTAGGCGTAGCAGGCTTTCCAAATGGCGAAACTTTTCGCGTAGGCGCGCCTGAGCCTAAGATCTATATAGCCAGATTATTTCTTACTCAAAACTTTGAATGGGGTAAAGAGAAAGACACACTTACAGACGATGCCAACCAGCTTGCCGGCTTGCGCAGCAAGCGATACCTGTCGATTACCGTTGGTAAATGGGGCATGGCCGATTTCTTCGACCAAAATGCTTTTAGCCATGACCCACGTACGCAGTTCATGAACTGGAGTTTGATGGACAACGGCGCATGGGATTATCCGGCCAATACACGCGGTTACGTAATGGGTGCTGTTGCAGAGTTAGGCCAGCCGGATTGGGCCCTGCGTTTCGCATTCACCATGTCAACTACAGAAGCAAACGGTTCGGTATGGGACGCGAAGATCGGAAAAGCGAACACACATACTTTAGAGTATGAGCGCCGATATACTCTAAATGGGCAAAAAGGAACTGTGCGGGTTTTAGGATTTTTAAATAATGGCAAAATGAGCTATTACAGAAACGCTTTAGCGTTTATGCCTGTAAATCCGGTTATAGATACTGTAAATAAATATGGTGCGCATAAGTTTGGCTTCGGTATCAACGCCGAACAGAACCTAAGTAAAGACTTTGGCATATTTGCAAAATTGAGCTATAACGACGGCAAAACAGAAACCTGGTATTTTACAGAGATAGATCGCTCATTCAGCTTTGGCGGTGTGTTGAACGGTGCAAGCTGGAAACGTAAATTTGATGAAGTGGGTTTGGCTTTTGTAGCCAACGGCATCTCTCAACCCCACCGCGATTACCTTGCCGCAGGTGGCTATGGTTTTATTATAGGTGATGGCAAACTAAACTACGGAACCGAGCTGATCGCCGAGGCCTATTATAAAGTTGATGCATATCAGCATAAGTTATTCCTATCCCCCGATTACCAATTTATTATAAACCCGGCATACAACAAAGACCGCGGACCTGTGAATGTATTTGGCATACGGGCGCACGTGGAGTTTTAG
- a CDS encoding DHH family phosphoesterase, giving the protein MLDIAQLSALLSQPKKIVITTHHKPDGDALGSSLGLYNYLVQRGHHAKVITPTDYPAFLEWMPGNEEVIIYTQHVEQSNQLIADAEIIFCLDFNALSRINEMGEEVGKASAVRVMIDHHLEPQDFDDYRYWNINACATAQLVYDFIAKELNDKDLVNKDVATCLYTGIMTDSGSFRLPNTTSAVHRTIADLIDAGAVNWRIHELVYNSATENRLRFLGYCLSQKLEVLYEYNTAIIAVTNAELNQYDSATGDTEGIVNYALSISGIKLAAFIVERKDKVKLSLRSKGEFPANEICKKYFNGGGHRNAAGGQSDDTLDAVVTQFKQLLPDYKSLLTL; this is encoded by the coding sequence ATGTTAGATATCGCGCAGCTTTCAGCTTTATTGTCGCAGCCTAAGAAGATCGTCATTACCACCCATCACAAACCCGATGGTGACGCTTTGGGTTCGTCGCTGGGCTTGTACAATTATCTGGTACAGCGCGGGCATCATGCAAAGGTGATCACCCCTACAGATTATCCTGCCTTTTTAGAGTGGATGCCAGGTAACGAGGAGGTGATCATTTATACACAGCACGTAGAACAAAGCAATCAGTTAATTGCAGATGCCGAAATCATCTTTTGCCTTGATTTTAACGCGTTAAGCCGCATCAATGAGATGGGCGAAGAAGTGGGCAAAGCCAGCGCTGTTAGAGTAATGATAGACCATCACCTGGAACCTCAGGATTTTGATGATTATCGTTACTGGAACATTAACGCCTGCGCAACCGCCCAGCTGGTTTATGACTTTATAGCTAAAGAGCTTAATGATAAAGACCTGGTAAACAAGGATGTCGCTACTTGCTTGTACACCGGTATTATGACAGATTCGGGGTCTTTTCGTTTGCCAAATACCACCTCTGCCGTTCATCGCACCATTGCCGACCTGATAGACGCGGGCGCGGTTAACTGGCGCATCCATGAACTGGTTTACAATAGCGCTACCGAAAACCGTTTGCGCTTTTTGGGTTACTGCCTCAGCCAGAAATTGGAAGTGCTTTACGAATACAATACAGCCATCATAGCGGTCACTAACGCAGAGTTGAATCAGTACGATAGTGCCACCGGTGATACCGAAGGCATTGTAAACTATGCGCTTTCTATAAGCGGGATAAAACTTGCCGCCTTTATTGTAGAACGGAAAGATAAAGTAAAACTATCTTTACGCTCAAAAGGCGAATTCCCTGCTAACGAGATATGCAAAAAATATTTTAACGGTGGCGGCCATCGCAACGCGGCCGGCGGCCAGAGCGATGATACGCTCGACGCTGTTGTGACCCAGTTTAAACAACTACTACCCGATTATAAATCACTTTTAACACTTTAA
- the ytxJ gene encoding bacillithiol system redox-active protein YtxJ: MKWIALETEQQLADIQQHPGYSIIFKHSTRCSISMMARRKFEMDWDRINEEIPLYFLDLLKFRNISAEIAERFHVHHESPQLLLIKEGECILDQSHGGISVDETLLMVQ; this comes from the coding sequence ATGAAATGGATCGCGCTTGAGACTGAGCAACAACTGGCTGACATACAACAGCATCCCGGCTACAGCATTATATTTAAGCACAGCACACGCTGCTCTATCAGCATGATGGCCCGCCGCAAATTTGAAATGGACTGGGACCGCATCAATGAAGAAATCCCCTTGTATTTTCTCGACCTGTTAAAGTTCCGCAATATTTCAGCAGAGATAGCAGAACGTTTTCACGTACATCACGAATCGCCTCAATTATTGCTGATCAAAGAGGGCGAGTGTATCCTTGACCAATCGCATGGCGGTATCTCTGTTGATGAAACGCTGTTAATGGTGCAGTAA
- a CDS encoding nucleoside-diphosphate kinase encodes MTTNRTFTMIKPDAVANGHIGAILDHIVKAGFTIKAMKLTALTEKTAGEFYAVHKERPFYKDLVGFMSSGPIVAAILEKDNAVEDFRKVIGATDPKKADAGTIRQLFADSIEANAVHGSDSDENAQIEGNFFFSAFERV; translated from the coding sequence ATGACTACAAACAGAACATTTACCATGATTAAGCCTGATGCCGTTGCCAACGGACACATCGGTGCAATACTGGATCATATTGTTAAAGCAGGCTTTACTATCAAAGCCATGAAACTTACTGCCCTGACTGAAAAGACTGCCGGCGAATTTTACGCGGTGCACAAAGAGCGCCCATTTTATAAAGACCTTGTAGGTTTTATGAGCAGCGGCCCAATTGTAGCTGCAATCTTAGAAAAAGATAACGCGGTCGAAGATTTCCGTAAAGTGATCGGTGCTACAGACCCTAAGAAAGCTGACGCCGGTACCATCCGCCAGTTGTTTGCAGATTCTATTGAAGCAAACGCGGTGCACGGTTCAGACTCTGACGAGAACGCGCAGATTGAGGGTAATTTCTTCTTCTCTGCTTTCGAAAGGGTTTAA
- the lipA gene encoding lipoyl synthase yields MIDLPVIPATQVARKPDWLRVKLPVGKEYAHVRGLVDTHKLHTICESGNCPNMGECWGAGTATFMILGNICTRSCSFCAVATGRPLAVDMDEPSRVANSVKLMQVKHCVITSVDRDDLKDGGSIIWAETINAIRRESPGTTLETLLPDFKGNWDNLKRVTDVAPEVVSHNLETVRRLTREVRIQAKYDRSLECLSKISEAGLRTKSGIMLGLGETEDEVIEAMDDLLQAGVHILTLGQYLQPTRNHHPVLDWITPDTFKMYKEVGLEKGFKYVESGPLVRSSYHAEKHLFEM; encoded by the coding sequence ATGATCGATCTTCCGGTTATACCTGCTACACAGGTTGCACGCAAACCAGACTGGCTTAGGGTAAAATTACCTGTAGGTAAAGAATATGCCCATGTACGCGGACTGGTTGACACCCATAAACTGCATACCATTTGCGAGAGCGGTAATTGCCCAAACATGGGCGAATGCTGGGGCGCAGGTACGGCAACCTTTATGATCCTGGGTAATATTTGTACCCGGTCATGCTCGTTTTGCGCTGTAGCCACCGGCCGGCCGCTTGCGGTAGATATGGACGAGCCTTCGCGCGTAGCCAATTCGGTTAAGTTAATGCAGGTAAAGCATTGTGTAATTACATCTGTAGACCGTGACGACCTGAAAGATGGCGGTTCTATCATATGGGCAGAAACGATCAACGCCATCCGCCGCGAAAGCCCGGGAACTACGTTGGAGACATTACTGCCTGATTTTAAAGGGAACTGGGACAACCTTAAACGTGTAACAGATGTCGCTCCCGAAGTTGTATCGCACAACCTGGAAACCGTGCGCCGCCTAACCCGCGAAGTACGCATACAGGCCAAATATGATCGTAGTTTAGAGTGCCTTAGTAAAATATCAGAAGCCGGCTTACGCACTAAATCTGGTATAATGCTTGGCCTTGGCGAAACCGAAGACGAGGTTATTGAAGCCATGGACGATCTGCTGCAAGCAGGCGTACATATCCTTACACTTGGCCAGTATTTACAGCCTACACGTAATCACCACCCGGTGCTTGACTGGATTACCCCTGATACATTTAAGATGTACAAAGAGGTTGGTTTAGAAAAAGGGTTCAAATATGTTGAGAGCGGCCCATTAGTCAGGTCATCCTACCACGCCGAAAAACATTTGTTTGAAATGTAA
- a CDS encoding RNA polymerase sigma factor, whose amino-acid sequence MSPKRKISLSEEELINALRHREKIGAEALYDMYSSSLYGVIVRIVVDTAVAEDVLQETFVKIWQSFSGYSAEKGRLFTWMVNIARNLAIDKIRSKDFKNQNKNQELENNVTFIDEQRNTVYKPELLGLKDLVQQLKPEQKSILDLVYFKGYTHVEVAEELNVPLGTVKTRLRMAIQQLRKSFN is encoded by the coding sequence TTGAGCCCAAAACGTAAAATATCATTATCAGAGGAAGAACTGATAAATGCACTGCGCCACAGAGAAAAGATTGGTGCCGAAGCACTGTATGATATGTACTCCTCTTCTCTTTATGGTGTCATCGTTCGCATAGTGGTTGATACCGCTGTTGCCGAAGATGTTTTGCAGGAAACGTTTGTCAAAATTTGGCAATCATTTTCGGGCTATAGTGCAGAGAAGGGCCGCTTATTTACCTGGATGGTGAATATAGCGCGCAATCTGGCTATCGATAAGATAAGATCTAAAGACTTTAAGAATCAGAATAAAAACCAGGAGCTCGAAAATAACGTAACTTTTATAGACGAGCAAAGGAACACGGTTTACAAACCCGAATTGCTTGGCTTAAAGGATTTAGTACAGCAGCTAAAGCCTGAACAAAAGTCAATACTTGACCTGGTTTATTTTAAAGGTTACACGCATGTTGAAGTTGCAGAAGAACTAAACGTGCCGCTGGGGACCGTTAAAACAAGGCTGAGAATGGCTATTCAGCAGCTGCGAAAAAGTTTTAATTGA
- a CDS encoding HD domain-containing protein: MENQQIIAKTVAFVQEKLKGAEAGHDWWHILRVWNNAKRIAATENVDMLIVELGALLHDIADAKFHGGDEEIGPRIAKEFLTANDVGEQVIDKVDLIIRHISFKSNIGGQQYTSPELSVVQDADRLDAIGAIGIARAFTYGGFKGRELYNPGIPPEFEMSREAYKNSSSPTINHFYEKLLLLKDKMNTTTGKRMAQQRHDYMLHYLDQFYSEWNGEL, from the coding sequence ATGGAAAACCAACAAATCATAGCTAAAACAGTAGCATTTGTACAGGAAAAATTAAAAGGCGCTGAAGCCGGGCATGACTGGTGGCATATTTTGCGCGTTTGGAATAACGCCAAACGTATTGCGGCTACAGAAAATGTCGACATGCTGATAGTTGAGCTTGGCGCATTGCTGCACGACATTGCAGATGCCAAATTCCATGGAGGCGATGAAGAAATTGGTCCGCGCATAGCCAAAGAATTTTTGACTGCAAATGATGTCGGCGAACAGGTCATTGATAAAGTTGATCTTATCATCAGACATATATCCTTTAAATCAAACATCGGCGGGCAGCAATATACCTCGCCCGAATTGTCGGTAGTACAGGACGCCGATCGCCTGGACGCTATAGGTGCCATTGGCATAGCGCGTGCGTTTACTTATGGCGGATTCAAAGGGCGGGAACTTTACAATCCGGGCATCCCGCCCGAATTTGAAATGAGTAGGGAAGCATACAAAAACAGCTCGTCTCCTACCATAAACCATTTTTACGAGAAGCTGCTTTTGTTGAAAGACAAGATGAACACCACTACGGGTAAGCGTATGGCCCAGCAGCGACACGACTACATGCTGCACTACCTCGATCAATTTTATAGTGAATGGAATGGGGAATTATAA
- a CDS encoding tetratricopeptide repeat protein: protein MSTTETNTKAAEPVKEVKPNSGSFVQENQKSLMFIIGAVIVLVAIYFAYQKLYLAPREAKAADQMHVAQDAWDKKDWDKAIKGDGSYPGFEKILADYSNTKAANLAYYYLGMAYLNKGEYKKAIDNLNGYRADDQMVASEALGGIGDAYVELKDYDKAVTNFKKAADKANNKFLSPFYLKKLGLVYEAQKNNSDALDAYKRIKSDYPESTEASTIDEYIARVQAKM from the coding sequence ATGTCAACTACTGAGACAAATACTAAGGCAGCAGAGCCGGTGAAAGAAGTGAAGCCAAACAGTGGCAGCTTTGTGCAAGAGAACCAGAAGAGCCTTATGTTTATTATAGGTGCTGTAATTGTGCTTGTAGCCATATACTTTGCTTACCAGAAATTATACCTGGCACCAAGGGAAGCTAAAGCTGCAGACCAGATGCACGTTGCTCAGGACGCGTGGGACAAAAAAGATTGGGACAAAGCCATTAAAGGTGATGGCAGCTACCCCGGTTTTGAAAAGATATTAGCCGATTACAGCAACACCAAAGCTGCAAATCTGGCCTACTACTATTTAGGTATGGCTTACCTTAACAAAGGTGAGTACAAAAAAGCGATAGATAATCTTAATGGTTACCGCGCCGACGATCAAATGGTGGCCAGCGAGGCTTTGGGTGGTATTGGTGATGCTTATGTTGAGTTGAAAGACTATGATAAGGCAGTAACCAACTTTAAAAAGGCGGCTGATAAAGCGAACAACAAATTCTTAAGCCCCTTCTACTTAAAAAAATTAGGTTTGGTTTACGAAGCGCAGAAAAATAACAGCGACGCGCTGGATGCTTACAAAAGGATTAAGTCTGATTATCCTGAAAGTACCGAGGCATCTACTATTGATGAGTACATTGCCCGCGTACAGGCTAAAATGTAA
- a CDS encoding DUF721 domain-containing protein: protein MRKANDKTLKDAIAQMLQVYKIKRRFDETAIAAHWPDLVGKSVANRTKELFIRDRKLFLKIESSVIKNELMLIRSQIIQKINEEAGDVIVQEIIFL from the coding sequence ATGCGTAAGGCTAACGACAAAACGTTAAAAGACGCTATTGCACAAATGCTGCAGGTGTATAAAATAAAACGCCGCTTCGATGAAACGGCTATAGCCGCGCACTGGCCCGACCTGGTAGGTAAGTCTGTGGCTAACCGCACCAAAGAACTCTTTATTCGCGACCGCAAACTATTTCTTAAAATAGAATCGTCGGTCATCAAAAACGAGCTAATGCTTATTCGCAGCCAGATCATCCAAAAGATCAACGAAGAAGCCGGCGACGTTATCGTTCAAGAGATTATTTTTTTGTAA
- the ribH gene encoding 6,7-dimethyl-8-ribityllumazine synthase yields MASRLKNLSDFSNTEIPSAAPYRFGIVTAEWNAEITNALYQGAYDSLVEHGASEDHIHSYPVPGSFELIAGADVLLNNIANLDAVICLGCVIQGETRHFDFICNAVANGLANVALKHNKPVIFGVLTTDNQQQAIDRAGGKHGNKGVEGAVTAIKMAHLAKSIKI; encoded by the coding sequence ATGGCAAGCAGGCTTAAAAACCTTTCAGACTTTTCTAATACAGAAATACCGTCAGCAGCGCCCTACCGCTTTGGCATTGTTACTGCCGAGTGGAACGCCGAAATTACCAATGCCCTTTACCAGGGAGCCTACGATAGCCTGGTAGAACATGGCGCCAGCGAAGATCATATTCATTCTTATCCAGTTCCGGGGAGTTTCGAACTTATTGCCGGTGCCGATGTTTTATTGAATAATATCGCTAATTTAGATGCAGTGATCTGCCTGGGTTGCGTTATACAAGGCGAGACCCGGCACTTTGATTTTATATGCAACGCCGTTGCAAACGGTTTGGCAAACGTGGCGTTAAAGCATAATAAACCGGTGATATTTGGCGTTCTTACCACCGATAACCAGCAGCAGGCAATAGACCGTGCCGGCGGCAAACATGGCAACAAAGGTGTAGAGGGCGCCGTAACCGCTATTAAGATGGCGCATTTGGCTAAGAGTATTAAGATCTGA
- a CDS encoding helix-turn-helix domain-containing protein, protein MTADNTVANKIKSIANNLRLKREAKGFTQEYVAMKLGLSQNAFSKIELGYTKITLERLYHVAALLETDVVTLLSEDKVPA, encoded by the coding sequence ATGACGGCAGATAACACTGTAGCCAACAAAATTAAAAGCATAGCAAACAACCTCCGCCTTAAAAGAGAGGCGAAAGGATTTACGCAAGAATACGTTGCAATGAAACTTGGATTATCGCAAAACGCGTTCAGTAAGATTGAACTCGGTTACACTAAAATAACGCTTGAGCGCTTATATCATGTTGCTGCTCTGTTGGAGACCGACGTTGTTACGTTGCTAAGCGAGGATAAAGTCCCTGCCTAA